One part of the Ailuropoda melanoleuca isolate Jingjing chromosome 6, ASM200744v2, whole genome shotgun sequence genome encodes these proteins:
- the HKDC1 gene encoding hexokinase HKDC1 has product MFAVHLMAFYFSKLKEDQIKKVDRFLYDMRLSDETLLDIMARFQAEMQKGLGKDTNPTAAVKMLPTFVRAIPDGSENGEFLSLDLGGSKFRVLKVQVSQEGKRNVQMESQFYPTPNEIIRGNGSELFDYVADCLADFMKTKGLKHKKLPLGLTFSFPCRQTKLEEGILLSWTKKFKARGVQGTDVVSCLTKAMRKHKDIDVDILALVNDTVGTLMTCAYDDPYCEVGVIIGTGTNACYMEDMSNIDLVEGDEGRMCINTEWGAFGDDGALEDIRTEFDRELDLGSLNPGKQLFEKMISGLYLGELVRIILLKMAKAGLLFGGEKSSALHTKGKIETRHVAAMEKYKEGLANTREILTDLGLEPSEADCIAVQHVCTIVSFRSANLCAAALAAILTRLRVNKKLARLRTTVGMDGTVYKIHPQYPKRLHKVVRRLVPNCDVRFLLSESGSTKGAAMVTAVASRVQAQRKQIDKVLALFQLTREQLEDVQGKMRAEFEYGLKKDTHLTATVKMLPTYVCGMPDGTEKGKFLALDLGGTNFRVLLVKIRSGRRSVRMYNKIFAIPLEIMQGTGEELFDHIVQCIADFLDYMGLKGAQLPLGFTFSFPCRQTSIDKGTLIEWTKGFKATDCEGEDMVDMLREAIKRRNEFDLDIVAVVNDTVGTMMTCGHEDPNCEIGLIAGTGSNMCYMEEMRNIELVEGDEGKMCINTEWGGFGDNGCIDDIRTQYDKKVDEGSLNPGKQRYEKMTSGMYLGEIVRQILIDLTKQGLLFRGQISERLRTRGIFETKFLSQIESDRLALLQVRRILQQLGLDSTCEDSIVVKEVCGAVSRRAAQLCGAGLAAVVEKRREDQGLEYLKITVGVDGTLYKLHPHFSRILQETVKELAPRCDVTLMLSEDGSGKGAALITAVAKRLQQAQKEN; this is encoded by the exons GTGGACAGGTTCCTGTATGACATGCGGCTCTCCGATGAGACCCTTTTGGACATCATGGCTCGCTTCCAGGCTGAAATGCAGAAGGGCCTGGGGAAGGACACCAACCCCACAGCCGCCGTGAAGATGCTTCCCACCTTTGTCAGGGCCATTCCAGATGGCTCAG aaaatgggGAATTTCTTTCTCTGGATCTTGGAGGGTCCAAATTTCGTGTCTTGAAGGTACAAGTCTCTCAAGAGGGGAAAAGAAACGTCCAGATGGAGAGTCAGTTCTACCCAACACCCAATGAAATTATCCGAGGCAATGGCTCCGAG CTGTTTGACTACGTAGCTGACTGTCTGGCAGATTTCATGAAGACGAAAGGGTTGAAGCATAAGAAATTGCCCCTTGGCCTAACCTTCTCTTTTCCGTGCAGACAGACTAAGTTGGAAGAG GGGATCCTGCTTTCATGGACCAAGAAGTTTAAGGCACGGGGAGTTCAAGGCACAGATGTCGTGAGTTGTCTGACCAAAGCCATGAGAAAACACAAG GACATAGACGTGGACATCCTGGCCTTGGTCAATGACACCGTGGGGACCCTGATGACATGCGCCTATGATGATCCCTACTGTGAAGTTGGTGTCATCATTG GCACCGGCACCAACGCGTGTTACATGGAGGACATGAGCAACATTGACCTGGTGGAGGGCGATGAGGGGAGGATGTGTATCAACACGGAGTGGGGGGCCTTCGGCGACGACGGGGCTCTGGAAGACATCCGCACCGAGTTCGACAGGGAGCTGGACCTCGGCTCTCTCAACCCTGGGAAGCAACT GTTTGAGAAGATGATCAGTGGCCTGTACCTGGGTGAACTTGTCAGGATCATCTTGCTGAAGATGGCCAAGGCAGGTCTCCTGTTTGGCGGCGAGAAGTCCTCTGCTCTCCACACAAAGGGCAAGATTGAAACACGGCACGTGGCTGCCATGGAGAA GTATAAGGAAGGCCTTGCCAATACAAGAGAGATCCTGACAGATCTGGGCCTGGAGCCTTCAGAGGCCGACTGCATTGCGGTCCAGCACGTCTGCACCATCGTCTCCTTCCGTTCAGCCAACCTGTGTGCAGCGGCCCTGGCAGCCATCCTGACGCGCCTCCGGGTGAACAAGAAGCTGGCGCGGCTCCGCACCACAGTGGGCATGGACGGCACGGTCTACAAGATACACCCTCA ATACCCCAAACGCCTGCACAAGGTGGTGAGGAGACTGGTCCCGAACTGTGACGTCCGCTTCCTCTTGTCGGAGAGTGGCAGCACCAAGGGGGCTGCCATGGTGACAGCGGTGGCCTCCCGAGTGCAGGCCCAGCGGAAGCAGATCGACAAGGTGCTGGCTCTGTTCCAGCTGACTCGAGAGCAGCTTGAGGATGTGCAGGGCAAGATGCGGGCTGAGTTCGAGTACGGGCTGAAAAAGGACACCCACCTGACGGCCACAGTCAAGATGCTGCCCACCTACGTCTGCGGGATGCCGGATGGCACAG agaaaggaaagttcCTTGCCCTGGATCTGGGGGGAACCAACTTCCGGGTCCTCCTGGTAAAGATCAGAAGTGGACGGAGGTCGGTGCGAATGTACAACAAGATCTTTGCCATCCCCTTGGAGATCATGCAGGGCACCGGCGAGGAG CTGTTCGACCACATCGTGCAGTGCATTGCTGACTTCCTAGACTACATGGGCCTCAAGGGAGCCCAGCTGCCTTTGGGCTTCACGTTCTCATTTCCCTGCAGGCAGACGAGCATCGACAAG ggAACGCTCATTGAGTGGACCAAAGGCTTCAAGGCCACGGATTGTGAAGGGGAAGACATGGTGGACATGCTCAGGGAAGCCATTAAGAGGAGAAAT GAGTTCGACCTGGACATAGTTGCAGTTGTGAATGACACAGTGGGTACCATGATGACCTGCGGCCATGAAGATCCTAATTGTGAGATTGGCCTGATTGCAG GAACAGGCAGCAACATGTGCTACATGGAGGAGATGAGGAACATTGAACTGGTGGAAGGGGACGAAGGGAAGATGTGCATTAACACAGAGTGGGGAGGATTTGGAGATAATGGCTGCATAGACGACATCCGGACACAATATGACAAGAAGGTGGATGAGGGGTCCTTGAACCCTGGCAAACAGAG ATATGAGAAAATGACCAGTGGGATGTACCTGGGGGAGATTGTGCGGCAGATTCTGATCGACCTGACCAAGCAGGGTCTCCTTTTCCGTGGGCAGATTTCAGAGCGTCTCCGGACCAGGGGCATCTTTGAAACCAAGTTCCTGTCCCAGATTGAAAG TGATCGACTGGCCCTCCTCCAGGTCAGGAGGATCCTGCAGCAGCTCGGCCTGGACAGCACATGTGAGGACAGCATTGTGGTGAAGGAGGTGTGCGGAGCTGTGTCCCGGCGGGCAGCCCAGCTCTGCGGCGCCGGCCTGGCTGCTGTcgtggagaagaggagggaagaccAGGGGCTGGAGTACCTGAAGATCACCGTGGGAGTGGATGGCACGCTGTACAAGCTGCACCCGCA cTTTTCTCGGATATTGCAGGAAACTGTGAAAGAGCTAGCTCCTCGATGTGATGTGACGCTCATGCTGTCCGAAGATGGGAGTGGAAAGGGAGCTGCTCTGATCACTGCTGTGGCCAAGAGGTTACAGCAGGCCCAGAAGGAGAACTAG